The following are encoded together in the Candidatus Coatesbacteria bacterium genome:
- a CDS encoding M28 family peptidase — translation MLQRSTVLALCLLAAAAPAAWLTAVETGDAAPAGVYYGSVGDWELYRTAEPAAAAVGLDDAPGGLFYVGSYRGEPDAAVLPGVQGALPDGGLVCRWSEDELLAACGDPNLYYIRLQPQRRLERLDVDQRPRAADEEVVAYLVEQVSLDAIQGFDADLAGFRTRYVGTDGNHAAQDYLAQTLSDYGYTVTYDNYLSGSLAKVHADGDLLLFCGGGYDVSPFCFYSSDGGGSFSLLLSADESSITGWGGVCCFAPATFHYGAYNHYYRSTDGGASWEEQTIFEDPQEAFLALHFADEQHGYAFSNAGGVYRTSDGGTSWDRRTGLVNSAQDAGTLPGDPDTVLFCAGTGRVLRSTDGGADWTIVYPTTDYFFYQLLFTDTQRGLAVGDNVIRTSDGGLSWEELGCPAETYLRALYHRGGDEFIALAEDGAAYQTDDYGSTWQLLDSAPVAEIRDGDAAGDRLWFIASQQPGYTDDDGGSFTLLEDWLPRDVGRGIYITNILADKIGGVEPLNWIYATAHFDSISSDSDVQVLAPGANDNGSGSTALLEAARVLAEFPTDKSLRFAFFDAEEVGLVGSGYHAQWAAAEGLAIEGLLNLDMVVWSSDPAEQEDLDIFHNGDSLWLAEAFAEACADYGDGLTTKVLESEHGGSDHYRFWRYGYDALLGIEDIPLEYPYYHSRNDDYPNLLDHFPLTRQVTRGLVAALGRLAGVGPTDDFEDRPTGPYAYPNPCRAEHEGLTFARLEPGSELSIYDTAGALVYRVTIPLEEFTWRLINDSGYSVASGVYLWVIVPPQGEPTTGKAALIR, via the coding sequence ATGCTCCAACGTTCGACCGTCCTCGCCCTCTGTCTTCTGGCCGCCGCCGCCCCAGCGGCCTGGCTGACCGCCGTCGAGACCGGCGACGCTGCACCCGCCGGTGTCTACTACGGCTCCGTCGGTGACTGGGAGCTCTACCGCACCGCCGAACCCGCAGCCGCGGCCGTCGGACTCGACGACGCCCCAGGTGGGCTGTTCTACGTCGGTTCCTACCGCGGCGAACCCGACGCGGCGGTCCTCCCCGGTGTCCAGGGCGCCCTGCCCGACGGCGGTTTGGTCTGCCGCTGGAGCGAGGACGAACTGCTCGCCGCCTGCGGCGATCCCAACCTCTACTACATCCGCCTGCAGCCCCAACGGCGGCTGGAGCGGCTGGACGTCGATCAGCGCCCCCGCGCCGCCGACGAGGAGGTGGTGGCCTACCTGGTCGAGCAGGTCAGCCTGGACGCCATCCAGGGCTTCGATGCGGACCTGGCCGGCTTTCGCACCCGCTATGTCGGTACCGACGGCAACCATGCCGCCCAGGACTACCTGGCCCAGACGCTGAGCGATTACGGCTACACCGTAACCTACGACAATTATCTGAGCGGCAGTCTGGCCAAGGTCCACGCCGACGGCGACCTGCTGCTGTTCTGCGGCGGCGGCTACGATGTTTCCCCCTTCTGCTTCTACTCCAGCGACGGCGGCGGGAGTTTTTCCCTGCTGCTCTCCGCCGACGAGTCCTCGATCACGGGTTGGGGCGGGGTTTGCTGTTTCGCCCCGGCGACCTTCCACTACGGCGCCTACAACCACTACTACCGCTCGACGGACGGCGGGGCTTCCTGGGAGGAGCAAACAATCTTCGAGGACCCCCAGGAGGCCTTCCTGGCCCTGCACTTCGCCGACGAACAACACGGCTACGCCTTCAGCAACGCCGGCGGGGTCTACCGCACCAGCGACGGCGGAACAAGCTGGGATCGCCGGACCGGGCTGGTCAACAGCGCCCAGGACGCCGGCACTCTACCGGGCGACCCCGACACCGTCCTGTTCTGCGCCGGTACCGGCCGGGTGCTGCGCTCCACCGACGGCGGGGCCGACTGGACGATCGTCTATCCGACGACGGATTACTTCTTCTACCAGCTTCTGTTCACCGATACCCAGCGCGGTCTGGCCGTGGGCGACAACGTCATCCGCACCAGCGACGGCGGGCTGAGCTGGGAGGAGCTGGGTTGTCCCGCGGAGACCTACCTGCGCGCCCTCTACCACCGCGGCGGCGACGAGTTCATCGCCCTGGCCGAGGACGGCGCGGCCTACCAGACCGACGACTACGGCTCCACCTGGCAGCTGCTCGACAGCGCTCCGGTCGCCGAGATCCGGGACGGCGACGCCGCCGGGGACCGGCTGTGGTTCATCGCCTCCCAGCAGCCCGGCTACACCGACGACGACGGCGGTTCCTTCACCCTGCTCGAGGACTGGCTGCCCCGGGACGTCGGGCGGGGCATTTACATCACCAACATCCTGGCCGACAAGATCGGCGGGGTCGAGCCGCTCAACTGGATCTACGCCACGGCGCACTTCGATTCGATCAGCTCCGACTCCGACGTCCAGGTGTTGGCCCCCGGAGCCAACGACAACGGTTCGGGCTCGACGGCGCTGCTGGAGGCAGCCCGGGTGCTGGCCGAATTCCCCACGGACAAGAGCCTGCGCTTCGCCTTCTTCGACGCCGAGGAGGTCGGTCTGGTCGGCAGCGGCTATCACGCTCAATGGGCGGCTGCGGAGGGCCTGGCCATCGAGGGGCTGTTGAACCTGGACATGGTGGTCTGGAGCAGCGATCCCGCCGAACAGGAGGACTTGGACATCTTCCACAACGGTGACAGCCTCTGGCTGGCCGAAGCCTTCGCCGAGGCCTGCGCCGACTACGGCGACGGCCTGACGACCAAGGTCCTGGAGAGCGAACACGGCGGTTCGGATCACTACCGGTTCTGGCGCTACGGTTACGACGCCCTGCTGGGCATCGAGGACATACCGCTCGAGTACCCCTACTACCATTCCCGAAACGACGACTATCCCAACCTGCTGGACCACTTCCCGCTGACCCGCCAGGTGACCCGGGGGCTGGTGGCCGCCCTGGGCCGCCTGGCCGGCGTCGGACCCACAGATGATTTCGAAGATCGTCCCACGGGCCCCTACGCCTACCCCAACCCCTGCCGGGCCGAGCACGAGGGTCTGACCTTCGCCCGTCTCGAGCCGGGCAGCGAGCTGTCGATCTACGACACCGCCGGCGCCCTGGTCTACCGGGTGACCATCCCCCTGGAGGAGTTCACCTGGCGGCTGATCAACGACAGCGGGTATTCGGTGGCTTCCGGGGTCTATCTCTGGGTTATCGTTCCGCCGCAGGGTGAACCGACGACGGGCAAGGCGGCGTTGATCCGCTAG
- a CDS encoding VWA domain-containing protein codes for MRKATTLLLSILAVACLADGVVVPGSYFQEPLGPPELRVTIAEHHVTTTIDDGLAVTSVEEVFVNDYDHAIEAVYIFPVPEGAAVSEFSVTVDGREVSAEVLEAAEAAELYADALRQGGNAALLEFMGRGAFRAALGEMAAGERRPVRLEYTELLEPQDGLYHYSYPLDIDTFTYRTVDNLSLEVTIASAAPVLNVYSTSHTLTREELQDGVKVTYYEQNARPAGDFELYYQTSTQELAAALLTHRLEEDGAFLLILSPQRRADDEVLPKDIVFCLDISGSMRGDKLTQAKTALAYCLERLNPADRFEVVTFTTEVESLFGELRPADQDNRSRALEFIAGLEAQARTNIDGALQTSLEALGDPGQRPQSLIFLTDGKPTVGEREPVDIVANVEGRGSSARAYIFGVGHDLNSLLLDHLAVVQRGSVVYVEPGEDLEAAVTSFYEKIQGPVLTDLELDFGGTDVAELYPPILPDLFSGEQLTLSGRFAEPGRRTVTLSGRAGGEILRREFELDFAAVDNPAVELIWARRKVGYLLELVRLEGEDEETVETITELALRFGIVTPYTSLAWAEDDRGEPLAANGGHGHFSGGTAAGDAPSASEMELRAIEGAAGVAASESIDELQAGVGDDESAQVRRAMGRAFYLRDGVWTDSIYDEDSMTPTEVVQASDDYFTLLTEHPELARAFALGDELIVVVAGQAYRISPADAQ; via the coding sequence ATGCGTAAAGCGACCACGCTGCTGTTGTCGATCCTGGCCGTCGCCTGTCTGGCCGACGGCGTCGTGGTGCCCGGATCCTACTTCCAGGAGCCCCTGGGGCCGCCGGAGCTCCGGGTGACCATCGCCGAGCACCACGTCACCACCACCATCGACGATGGCCTGGCCGTGACCAGCGTTGAGGAAGTTTTCGTCAACGACTACGATCACGCCATCGAGGCCGTTTACATCTTCCCCGTCCCGGAGGGCGCCGCCGTCAGCGAGTTCAGCGTTACCGTCGACGGCCGCGAGGTGAGCGCCGAGGTGCTGGAGGCCGCGGAGGCGGCCGAGCTCTATGCCGACGCCCTGCGCCAGGGCGGCAACGCCGCCCTGCTGGAATTCATGGGTCGCGGGGCCTTCCGGGCCGCGCTGGGCGAGATGGCCGCCGGGGAGCGCCGGCCCGTCCGCTTGGAGTACACCGAGCTGCTGGAGCCCCAGGACGGCCTCTACCACTACTCCTACCCCCTGGACATCGACACCTTCACCTACCGCACCGTCGACAACCTGTCCCTCGAGGTGACCATCGCCTCGGCCGCCCCCGTGCTCAACGTTTATTCCACCAGCCACACCCTGACGCGGGAGGAGCTGCAGGACGGCGTCAAGGTGACCTACTACGAACAAAACGCCCGCCCCGCCGGAGACTTCGAGCTCTACTACCAGACCTCGACGCAGGAGCTGGCCGCCGCCCTGCTGACCCATCGGCTCGAAGAAGACGGGGCCTTCCTGCTGATCCTCTCGCCCCAGCGGCGCGCCGACGACGAGGTGCTGCCCAAGGACATCGTCTTCTGCCTCGACATCTCGGGCTCGATGCGCGGCGACAAACTGACCCAGGCCAAAACGGCCCTGGCTTACTGCCTGGAGCGGCTCAACCCCGCCGACCGCTTCGAGGTCGTGACCTTCACCACGGAGGTCGAAAGCCTGTTCGGCGAGCTGCGCCCGGCCGACCAGGACAACCGCAGTCGAGCCCTGGAGTTCATCGCCGGTCTCGAGGCCCAGGCGCGGACCAATATCGACGGCGCCCTGCAGACCTCCCTCGAGGCCCTCGGTGATCCCGGACAGCGGCCGCAGTCGCTGATCTTCCTCACCGACGGCAAGCCCACCGTCGGCGAACGCGAGCCCGTCGACATCGTCGCCAACGTCGAGGGACGCGGCTCCAGCGCCCGGGCCTACATCTTCGGTGTCGGCCACGACCTCAACAGCCTGCTCCTGGACCATCTGGCCGTCGTCCAGCGCGGCAGCGTGGTCTACGTCGAGCCCGGCGAGGACCTGGAAGCCGCCGTGACCAGCTTCTACGAGAAGATCCAGGGTCCCGTGCTGACCGACCTGGAGCTGGATTTCGGCGGCACCGACGTCGCTGAACTCTACCCCCCGATCCTGCCGGACCTGTTCTCCGGCGAGCAGTTGACCCTCTCCGGGCGCTTCGCTGAACCGGGGCGACGGACCGTCACCCTCAGCGGCCGCGCCGGGGGCGAGATTCTGCGTCGGGAGTTCGAGCTGGACTTCGCCGCCGTCGACAACCCCGCCGTCGAGCTGATCTGGGCCCGGCGCAAGGTCGGTTACCTGCTGGAGCTGGTCCGCCTCGAAGGCGAGGACGAGGAAACCGTCGAGACGATCACCGAGCTGGCCCTGCGTTTCGGCATCGTCACCCCCTACACCAGCCTGGCCTGGGCCGAGGACGACCGCGGCGAGCCCCTGGCCGCCAACGGTGGTCATGGGCACTTCTCCGGCGGAACGGCCGCCGGTGACGCCCCGTCGGCTTCAGAGATGGAGCTCCGGGCCATCGAAGGCGCCGCCGGCGTCGCCGCCAGCGAGTCCATCGACGAGTTGCAGGCCGGGGTGGGCGACGACGAATCCGCTCAGGTCCGCCGGGCCATGGGCCGGGCCTTCTACCTGCGTGACGGCGTCTGGACCGACTCCATCTACGACGAGGATTCGATGACGCCGACCGAAGTCGTCCAGGCCTCCGACGACTACTTCACCCTGCTGACAGAACACCCCGAGCTGGCCCGGGCCTTCGCCCTGGGCGACGAGCTGATCGTCGTCGTCGCCGGACAAGCCTATCGCATCAGCCCCGCCGACGCCCAGTAA
- a CDS encoding VOC family protein — MNEEPLGRFEFCLNVAELGRSLEFYRRLGFEMLGGVVEEGWAIMRHGDCTLGLFQGHIERNLLNFRGGDVFAIAEALRAAGLKLSKEARAEEDGSAAAEILDPDGNCIYFNTFPGEEL; from the coding sequence ATGAACGAGGAGCCCCTGGGACGCTTCGAGTTCTGCCTGAACGTGGCCGAGCTGGGCAGATCGCTGGAGTTCTACCGCAGGCTGGGCTTCGAGATGCTCGGCGGCGTCGTCGAAGAAGGCTGGGCCATCATGCGTCACGGCGACTGCACCCTGGGGCTGTTCCAGGGTCACATCGAGCGCAACCTGCTCAACTTCCGCGGCGGTGACGTTTTCGCCATCGCCGAGGCCCTCCGGGCCGCGGGCTTGAAGCTGAGCAAAGAAGCCCGCGCCGAGGAGGACGGCAGCGCGGCGGCCGAGATCCTCGATCCCGACGGCAACTGCATCTACTTCAACACCTTCCCGGGGGAGGAGCTGTAA
- a CDS encoding methyltransferase domain-containing protein, which yields MSEWWEDFFDDVWAAGGFGGAGLEARSAEVGYIWRRLKLRPGARLADVCCGIGRCALPLARRGVWVIGVDFCAAYLERARRRAAGASAEFLEADMRSTGLKSASFDAVLNWWTSFGYFTDEAENARALAEWARLLRPGGRLLMQLVNRDGIMADFRPRSGRVAPDGWLLVEDSEPDYHTGRLKTRWTWVSPQGQRHQRLVDLRLYTLHELVNLAAPHGLDLVCAHGNLLEKPAGREFTHMYVTFAKLDES from the coding sequence ATGAGCGAATGGTGGGAGGACTTCTTCGACGATGTCTGGGCCGCCGGCGGCTTCGGCGGTGCCGGCCTCGAGGCCCGGTCCGCAGAAGTCGGCTACATCTGGCGCCGGTTGAAGCTGCGCCCCGGCGCCCGGCTGGCCGACGTCTGCTGCGGTATCGGCCGCTGCGCCCTGCCCCTGGCCCGCCGCGGGGTCTGGGTCATCGGCGTCGACTTCTGCGCCGCCTACCTCGAGCGCGCCCGCCGCCGCGCCGCCGGAGCCAGCGCCGAGTTCCTCGAAGCCGACATGCGCTCCACCGGACTCAAAAGCGCCTCCTTCGATGCCGTCCTCAACTGGTGGACCAGCTTCGGCTACTTCACCGACGAGGCCGAGAACGCCCGCGCCCTCGCCGAATGGGCCCGCCTGCTGCGTCCCGGCGGCCGCCTGCTGATGCAGCTCGTCAACCGCGACGGCATCATGGCCGACTTCCGCCCCCGCAGCGGTCGCGTCGCCCCCGACGGCTGGCTGCTGGTCGAGGACTCCGAGCCCGATTACCACACCGGACGGCTGAAAACCCGCTGGACCTGGGTCTCGCCGCAGGGCCAACGCCACCAGCGCCTGGTCGATCTGCGCCTCTACACCCTTCACGAGTTGGTCAACCTCGCCGCCCCTCACGGCCTCGACCTGGTCTGCGCCCACGGCAATCTGCTGGAGAAACCCGCCGGTCGCGAGTTCACCCACATGTACGTCACCTTCGCCAAGCTCGACGAGAGCTGA
- a CDS encoding MFS transporter: MTSKPAASPTEAPRGPRRWLILAAVVLVQLCVGGIYAWSAIAKPLTADYGLMEWQGQLIFGLNIAVFALTMLFAGRLLDRRGPTLPVTIGGLLFAAGLLIASLSGGRFIWLLLGYGVVAGAGIGFVYLCPIATAGRWFPKRKGLVTGVAVAGFGGGAILLSTVIETLLAHGLGPLQIFQWVGLAYGALIIVCAFILANPPGAKLAVKTAELPRVGRDPRFWRFFGAMFAGTFSGLLVIGNLKLIGLDGGAGELIAAGAVGALAVGNSAGRIAWGLIADRFGRHPASVLSLILLAASILLLLPAAGWGWWFLIVAALVGFNFGAAMVLYATQTQDTFGAQNFGRVYAFVSLAYGLSGTTGPFIGGLIFDLTAGYGAAVLVAAGVAVVGAVFYMLMEPAVGAHENMGQSERA; this comes from the coding sequence ATGACAAGCAAACCCGCTGCGTCACCAACCGAAGCACCCCGCGGACCGCGCCGCTGGCTGATCCTGGCCGCCGTGGTCCTTGTTCAGCTCTGTGTCGGCGGTATCTACGCCTGGAGCGCCATCGCCAAGCCGTTGACCGCCGATTACGGCCTGATGGAGTGGCAGGGCCAGTTGATCTTCGGCCTCAACATCGCCGTCTTCGCCCTGACGATGCTGTTCGCCGGGCGGCTGCTGGACCGCCGCGGCCCCACCCTGCCGGTGACCATCGGCGGCCTGCTCTTCGCCGCGGGCCTGCTGATCGCCTCCCTCTCCGGCGGCCGGTTCATCTGGCTGCTGCTGGGATACGGCGTCGTCGCCGGCGCCGGCATCGGTTTCGTCTACCTCTGTCCGATCGCCACCGCCGGGCGCTGGTTCCCCAAACGCAAGGGCCTGGTGACCGGCGTCGCTGTGGCCGGTTTCGGCGGCGGGGCGATCCTGCTCTCGACCGTGATCGAGACCCTGCTGGCCCACGGCCTGGGTCCCCTGCAGATCTTCCAGTGGGTGGGCCTGGCCTACGGCGCCCTGATCATCGTCTGCGCCTTCATTCTGGCCAACCCGCCCGGGGCGAAGCTGGCCGTCAAGACCGCCGAGCTGCCCCGCGTCGGCCGGGACCCCCGCTTCTGGCGCTTCTTCGGCGCCATGTTCGCCGGGACCTTCTCCGGGTTGCTGGTGATCGGCAACCTCAAGCTGATCGGCCTGGACGGCGGGGCCGGGGAGCTGATCGCCGCCGGAGCCGTCGGTGCCCTGGCCGTCGGCAACAGTGCCGGCCGCATCGCCTGGGGACTGATCGCCGATCGCTTCGGCCGCCATCCGGCCAGCGTGCTGAGCCTGATCCTGCTGGCCGCAAGCATCCTGCTGCTGCTGCCGGCGGCGGGCTGGGGCTGGTGGTTCCTCATTGTCGCCGCCCTCGTCGGCTTCAACTTCGGCGCCGCGATGGTTCTCTACGCCACACAGACCCAGGACACCTTCGGCGCGCAAAACTTCGGCCGGGTCTACGCCTTCGTCTCCCTGGCCTACGGCCTGTCCGGAACGACGGGGCCCTTCATCGGCGGCCTGATCTTCGACCTGACCGCGGGTTACGGCGCCGCCGTCCTGGTGGCCGCCGGGGTGGCCGTCGTCGGCGCCGTTTTCTACATGTTGATGGAACCCGCCGTCGGCGCCCACGAGAACATGGGACAATCCGAACGGGCCTAG
- the hutU gene encoding urocanate hydratase: MPRKLKSPTGSELHCKGWQQEAAYRMLQNNLDPEVAEDPDNLIVYGGSGKAARNWEALETILRTLTKLEDDETLLVQSGKPVGVFKTHPWAPTVLLANSNLVPRWADWEHYYELEAKGLMMYGQMTAGSWIYIGTQGILQGTYETLAELARQHFDGSLQGRWVLTGGMGGMSGAQPLAVTMNDGVCLDVECRPERIQRRIDQGYCDRMTTDLDEALGLVEEYTAKGEPLSIGLVGNCADVLPELVRRNVVPDVLTDQTSAHDELNGYVPHGMSVAEADELRTKDPETYKARSLESMVAHMNAMLELQRRGAAAFDYGNNIRGQTVERGAPEAFNIKGFVPLYIRPLFCDGKGPFRWAALSGDPEDIYRTDEAALRLFPEDTALKRWIEKAQRQVRFQGLPCRICWLGYGDRERFGLEINRMVREGELKAPIVIGRDHLDCGSVASPNRETEGMKDGSDAVSDWAFLNAMLNAVGGASWVSVHHGGGVGMGYSQHAGQVIVADGSEMMDARLSRVLTTDPGLGICRHADAGYQRALDNAKRFGVKIPLLKD, translated from the coding sequence ATGCCGCGCAAGCTGAAGAGCCCCACGGGCAGCGAGCTGCACTGCAAGGGCTGGCAGCAGGAGGCCGCCTACCGAATGCTGCAGAATAATCTCGACCCCGAGGTCGCCGAGGACCCGGACAACCTGATCGTCTACGGCGGCAGCGGCAAGGCCGCCCGCAACTGGGAGGCCCTCGAGACCATCCTGCGCACCCTCACCAAACTCGAGGACGACGAGACGCTGCTGGTGCAGTCCGGCAAGCCCGTCGGCGTCTTCAAGACCCACCCCTGGGCCCCGACGGTGCTGCTGGCCAACTCCAACCTCGTCCCGCGCTGGGCCGACTGGGAGCACTACTACGAACTCGAGGCCAAGGGCCTGATGATGTACGGCCAGATGACCGCCGGGAGCTGGATCTATATCGGCACCCAGGGCATCCTCCAGGGCACCTACGAGACCCTGGCCGAGCTGGCCCGCCAGCACTTCGACGGCAGCCTGCAGGGCCGCTGGGTCCTCACCGGCGGCATGGGCGGCATGTCCGGTGCCCAGCCCCTGGCCGTGACGATGAACGACGGGGTCTGCCTCGACGTCGAGTGCCGTCCCGAGCGCATCCAACGGCGCATCGATCAGGGGTACTGCGACCGGATGACCACCGACCTCGACGAGGCCCTCGGATTGGTCGAAGAGTACACCGCCAAGGGCGAGCCCCTCTCCATCGGCCTGGTCGGCAACTGCGCCGACGTCCTGCCCGAACTCGTCCGGCGCAACGTCGTCCCCGACGTGCTCACCGACCAGACCAGCGCCCACGACGAACTCAACGGCTACGTCCCCCACGGGATGAGCGTCGCCGAGGCCGACGAGCTGCGCACCAAAGACCCCGAGACCTACAAGGCACGCTCCCTCGAGTCGATGGTCGCCCACATGAACGCCATGCTCGAGCTCCAGCGCCGCGGCGCCGCAGCCTTCGACTACGGTAACAACATCCGTGGACAGACCGTCGAGCGCGGCGCCCCCGAGGCCTTCAACATCAAGGGCTTCGTCCCCCTCTATATCCGACCCCTGTTCTGCGACGGCAAGGGGCCCTTCCGCTGGGCCGCCCTCTCCGGCGATCCCGAGGACATCTACCGCACCGACGAAGCCGCCCTGCGACTGTTCCCCGAGGATACCGCCCTCAAACGCTGGATCGAGAAGGCTCAGCGGCAGGTCCGCTTCCAGGGCCTGCCCTGCCGCATCTGCTGGCTGGGCTACGGCGACCGCGAGCGCTTCGGCCTCGAGATCAACCGCATGGTCCGCGAGGGCGAGCTCAAGGCCCCCATCGTCATCGGCCGCGACCACCTCGACTGCGGCTCCGTGGCCAGCCCCAACCGCGAGACCGAGGGGATGAAGGACGGCTCCGACGCCGTCAGCGACTGGGCCTTCCTCAACGCCATGCTCAACGCCGTCGGCGGGGCCAGTTGGGTCAGTGTCCACCACGGCGGCGGCGTCGGCATGGGCTACTCCCAACACGCCGGCCAGGTCATCGTCGCCGACGGCTCCGAGATGATGGACGCCCGCCTGTCCCGCGTCCTGACCACCGACCCCGGCCTGGGCATCTGCCGCCACGCCGACGCCGGCTACCAGCGCGCCCTCGATAACGCCAAACGCTTCGGCGTCAAGATACCGCTGCTGAAGGATTAA
- a CDS encoding DNA protection protein DPS (play a key role in DNA protection against oxidative stress by oxidizing Fe(II) to Fe(III); induced by iron depletion and hydrogen peroxide) — protein sequence MARVAREMVEKAGVDVDKLLKLLVKNAAAELTTYYYYTILRANLIGLDGETLKEITEVARIEDRNHFEALIPRIYELGGKLPDCLKEFHDISACPPASLPETPDAKAILKVLVEAERCAVRGYTEICSMTAGKDHRTHDLALAILNEEIEHESWFSEFLGEGPSGHFMRRGESSPFVSKFLR from the coding sequence ATGGCCAGGGTCGCCAGAGAGATGGTCGAAAAAGCCGGGGTGGACGTGGACAAGCTGCTGAAGCTGTTGGTGAAGAACGCAGCCGCCGAGCTTACGACCTACTACTATTACACCATCCTGCGCGCCAACCTCATCGGTCTGGACGGCGAGACACTCAAAGAGATTACCGAAGTCGCCCGCATCGAGGACCGCAACCACTTCGAGGCGCTGATACCACGGATCTACGAGCTGGGAGGCAAGCTCCCCGATTGCCTGAAGGAGTTCCACGACATCTCCGCCTGTCCCCCGGCAAGCCTGCCCGAGACGCCGGACGCCAAAGCCATCCTCAAGGTGCTCGTCGAGGCTGAACGCTGCGCCGTCCGAGGCTATACGGAAATCTGCAGCATGACGGCCGGCAAGGATCACCGCACCCACGACCTCGCCCTGGCCATCTTAAATGAAGAGATCGAGCACGAATCCTGGTTCTCCGAGTTTTTGGGGGAGGGACCGTCGGGCCACTTCATGCGCCGGGGTGAAAGCTCGCCTTTCGTCTCCAAGTTTCTAAGGTAG
- the rpmB gene encoding 50S ribosomal protein L28, with protein sequence MSNRCAICGKQSSTGHNVSHSIRRTKRVFKPNLFKVRAVVDGRTRRIRVCSSCIRAGKVVKPAG encoded by the coding sequence ATGAGCAACCGCTGCGCGATCTGCGGCAAACAGTCCTCGACCGGCCACAACGTCAGCCATTCCATCCGGCGGACCAAGCGGGTCTTCAAGCCCAACCTGTTCAAGGTGCGCGCCGTCGTCGACGGCCGGACCCGGCGGATCCGCGTCTGTTCGAGCTGCATCCGTGCCGGGAAGGTCGTCAAACCGGCGGGCTAG
- a CDS encoding MFS transporter, translated as MTLGRDSRGGKGLRNISVGRNYLLLIVSIFAAELGYGIVIPAIQLHATNNLGASVGLVGVAIAAFSFSNTFLKIFGGSLADRFGRRLMIILGLLVSMASPLLLSLIGVGSLVWLYIPIRAADGAGNSVIWPAANAMVADMMSRGRRDAALGILNLAFAVGTGVGPAIGLYLMDWFGGVAGGGARWTFYSASMLIGATALLCLLFLQETLRRPRKSKRRAAARAAEHPFLDWLRELGGALKELYTNGRLLALSIQGFINMFIVGINTSVLVLFINNDVGFTESESGFGFLVLSIATVIVVYPAGRFAERIGRKYLMITGMLLICAGLVTIPFITIIGSYYVMMAVVGVGIALVLPSWMSLILEQLPARNRATVLGGVGTITSFGLVVGPIAATALYESAGPVWPFFIAAAFIGANAIFIAYLFRDYHERHQRRKTEHRLPYYVEQ; from the coding sequence ATGACCCTGGGACGAGACAGCCGCGGCGGCAAAGGACTGCGCAACATCAGCGTGGGGCGCAACTACCTGCTGCTGATCGTCTCGATCTTCGCCGCCGAGCTGGGCTACGGCATCGTCATCCCGGCCATCCAGCTCCACGCCACCAACAACCTCGGCGCCTCGGTGGGACTGGTCGGCGTGGCCATCGCCGCCTTCTCCTTCTCCAACACCTTCCTCAAGATCTTCGGCGGTTCGCTGGCCGATCGTTTCGGCCGCCGGTTGATGATCATCCTCGGCCTGCTGGTCTCGATGGCCAGCCCGCTGCTGTTGTCCCTGATCGGCGTAGGCTCCCTGGTCTGGCTCTACATCCCCATCCGCGCCGCCGACGGCGCCGGCAACTCCGTCATCTGGCCCGCGGCCAACGCCATGGTGGCCGACATGATGTCCCGGGGCCGGCGCGACGCCGCCCTGGGCATTCTCAACCTGGCCTTCGCCGTGGGCACCGGCGTCGGCCCGGCCATCGGCCTGTACCTGATGGACTGGTTCGGCGGGGTGGCCGGGGGCGGGGCGCGCTGGACCTTCTACTCGGCCAGCATGCTGATCGGCGCCACGGCCCTGCTGTGCTTGCTGTTCCTGCAGGAGACCCTGCGCCGGCCGCGCAAGTCCAAGCGCCGGGCGGCGGCCCGAGCCGCCGAGCATCCCTTCCTGGACTGGCTGCGTGAACTCGGCGGCGCGCTGAAGGAGCTCTACACCAACGGTCGCCTGCTGGCCCTCTCCATCCAGGGCTTCATCAACATGTTCATCGTCGGCATCAACACCTCGGTGCTGGTGCTGTTCATCAACAACGACGTCGGCTTTACCGAATCCGAGTCCGGCTTCGGCTTCCTGGTGCTCTCGATCGCCACGGTGATCGTCGTCTACCCGGCGGGACGCTTCGCCGAGCGCATCGGGCGCAAGTACCTGATGATCACCGGGATGCTGCTGATCTGCGCCGGACTGGTGACCATCCCTTTCATCACTATCATCGGCTCCTACTACGTGATGATGGCCGTTGTCGGGGTGGGCATCGCCCTGGTGCTGCCGAGCTGGATGAGCCTGATTCTCGAGCAGCTCCCGGCGCGTAACCGGGCCACGGTGCTGGGCGGTGTCGGGACGATCACCAGCTTCGGCCTGGTGGTGGGACCGATCGCCGCCACGGCGCTCTACGAGTCCGCCGGACCGGTCTGGCCCTTCTTCATCGCCGCCGCCTTCATCGGCGCCAACGCGATCTTCATCGCCTACCTCTTCCGCGACTACCACGAGCGCCACCAGCGCCGCAAAACCGAGCACCGCCTGCCCTACTACGTCGAGCAGTGA